One Myripristis murdjan chromosome 18, fMyrMur1.1, whole genome shotgun sequence DNA window includes the following coding sequences:
- the LOC115376687 gene encoding myelin protein P0-like isoform X1, producing the protein MISSLLLLLVLTSSVCGRIVVNVNQTFYQAVENSSIMMEWIFTPIIPLTNLNVYCSFWLSDHRTSKTLYHLQGGVEHPESQNKQFLGRARWDREDLRKGLVRLHLSRLSISDSGIYRCEVFTEDDDYDGGFSECLLNVTAAKHLPEEPKEGEDGAAVNIGVVIGAVIGSLVVLVALLVAVVFAFRLRHSGEQVLLLHEGTGTPQMIRGFCPQSRDIGTEEVGGTWIRLSIHTTSHYSCRDRRVHHLNRRLTLKSHVS; encoded by the exons CTccagcctcctgctgctgctggtcctgacctcctctgtctgtg GAAGAATTGTTGTGAATGTGAACCAGACTTTCTACCAGGctgtggaaaacagcagcatcatGATGGAGTGGATCTTCACGCCCATCATACCCCTCACCAACCTGAACGTCTATTGTTCGTTTTGGTTGTCCGATCACAGGACTTCTAAGACTTTATATCATCTACAAGGTGGTGTTGAACACCCAGAGTCTCAAAACAAGCAGTTTTTGGGACGAGCTCGATGGGACAGGGAGGACCTGAGAAAAGGACTCGTCAGACTCCACCTGTCCAGACTCAGTATCAGTGACTCCGGTATTTACCGGTGTGAAGTGTTCACTGaagatgatgattatgatgggGGTTTCAGTGAGTGCTTGCTCAATGTCACTG CTGCAAAACACCTGCCAGAAGAGCCAAAGGAGGGAGAAGATGGAGCCGCCGTCAACATCGGAGTTGTGATTGGAGCTGTGATCGGTTCTCTTGTAGTTCTTGTAGCTCTTCTCGTGGCAGTGGTGTTTGCTTTTAGACTCCGTCACTCAGGAGAACAAG TCCTACTGCTCCATGAGGGAACAGGCACTCCACAGATGATTCGTGGTTTTTGTCCACAAAGCAGAGACATCGGAActgaggaggtgggaggaaCATGGATCAGGCTGTCCATCCATACAACATCACATTACAGCTGCAGGGACAGACGTGTGCACCACCTGAACAGAAGGCTCACTCTGAAATCTCACGTGAGCTGA
- the LOC115376687 gene encoding myelin protein P0-like isoform X2 yields the protein MISSLLLLLVLTSSVCGRIVVNVNQTFYQAVENSSIMMEWIFTPIIPLTNLNVYCSFWLSDHRTSKTLYHLQGGVEHPESQNKQFLGRARWDREDLRKGLVRLHLSRLSISDSGIYRCEVFTEDDDYDGGFSECLLNVTAAKHLPEEPKEGEDGAAVNIGVVIGAVIGSLVVLVALLVAVVFAFRLRHSGEQDPDTQESQCFPMICGSPTAP from the exons CTccagcctcctgctgctgctggtcctgacctcctctgtctgtg GAAGAATTGTTGTGAATGTGAACCAGACTTTCTACCAGGctgtggaaaacagcagcatcatGATGGAGTGGATCTTCACGCCCATCATACCCCTCACCAACCTGAACGTCTATTGTTCGTTTTGGTTGTCCGATCACAGGACTTCTAAGACTTTATATCATCTACAAGGTGGTGTTGAACACCCAGAGTCTCAAAACAAGCAGTTTTTGGGACGAGCTCGATGGGACAGGGAGGACCTGAGAAAAGGACTCGTCAGACTCCACCTGTCCAGACTCAGTATCAGTGACTCCGGTATTTACCGGTGTGAAGTGTTCACTGaagatgatgattatgatgggGGTTTCAGTGAGTGCTTGCTCAATGTCACTG CTGCAAAACACCTGCCAGAAGAGCCAAAGGAGGGAGAAGATGGAGCCGCCGTCAACATCGGAGTTGTGATTGGAGCTGTGATCGGTTCTCTTGTAGTTCTTGTAGCTCTTCTCGTGGCAGTGGTGTTTGCTTTTAGACTCCGTCACTCAGGAGAACAAG ATCCAGATACACAGGAATCCCAGTGTTTCCCTATGATTTGTGGCAGTCCTACTGCTCCATGA